The Methanosarcina barkeri str. Wiesmoor DNA segment CCACCTTTACACATCTGGTCTTCGACAAGGGTATAGAACTCTTCGCCTGTTCTTCTCACTCTGTCAACCAGCTGGCAGTGCCTCATAGCTTCATCTACTTCTTTCATTCCTTCAGGAATTTCCCCTCCTTTCGGGATCAGCTTTACTGCAACAGGAGAAGTCTTCAGTTTCAGGCAGTCTACAAGTTCTTGTCCATATTTATTTATCTCTTTTACATCCATGCTCTCGCCTCGGGTTTTGAAACTTTTGTTACTTCCAAGATAGCAATACTGTTTTAGTGTTTCGTAAGCGTTGTCAAAAGTCGTTTGTCTAGTTGTCTAGTTCTGGGCAAATTCTAGTTCTGGGCAAATAAGACATGACAATTTTTGATCAAAATATTCCTAAAAAGTTTAAGAGTTGTCTTCTCAGTTACGGGCAAATTCTTGCCAGTTACAGACAAATAATACATGATAAGATCCGATATAAGTATTCCCGAGTTTATATGTATACAGGTAGTTTCTCACAGTACTATCATTTTCAGCTGATTTTTTTCAGTACTGTGGATATTTCCAAAGGAAATATCTGAGTTGTTTGGAGTACGGGAAATTTACTCCAATTTATCAAAGATAATTTCCATCTTTCCCATTTCTCGAGCAAGATTCTTCGAAATCATGCCATTTTCGAGCCAGCAAGCGTTCATTACTGCTGCCGGGACAAGACAAGTAGGTGTAAGGGGTGATTCAGCTGATTTCTGGCTAAGAATGTTTTCTGGCCCTCCCATAAAGTCTTTCATTTCCATATCAAAATGTGTACCCCATTTTCGAAGTTTTTTGCATGTGGACTTAATATGTATGTGCGTGCTCTTTCCCTCTTTAGTGGCAATTATCTTTGTCTTATGTCCACATATTGTATTCAATGAAATCTCTGTAACCATTATTTTCTCTCCTTGTTGTTTCTCCTGAAACATCGGGTCTTTTTTTAGCATTAAGAATTTAAATTGGAAATTAATATTTCAACTTTAACTTGCAACAGATTTATTCATCTTAGATATTCACCTTAAATTTATTTACCTCAAATCCATTCACTTTGGATTCATGCATCTTCGGTTAAGTGAGGAATCGTGATAAATTGCCTCAATTTCCCCAATATTTTCCAAATATTTTAATAAATGATGAACTGAAACAGGGTATCGATTTCATATAAAGAGGCCAAAATTTAAGGTCGGATTTTAATACAAAATCGATAGCTTTCAGGCAAAAAAATTCCTTAACCGACGACCAATGACTTTGGATTTATTTACCTTAGATTACTTACCTTAGATTACTTACCTTAGATTACTTACCTTAGATTACTTACCTTAGATTACTTACCGTTAGATTACTTACCTTAGATTCATTCTTAAATTCATTCTTAAATTCATTCACCATATTTATATAATTTCTAGAATATGCCTTTTTTCTCTTTACCTGCGTTTGTGAACTTGCCATCAGATTTTTATTTCCGAGTCTGTAGCTATACTTACACCCCTGTATCTGTATTTACAACTCTCAAATCAAATCTCCTTTTACGGATACAGGCAGGATGTAAAATTGAGTTTTATTCTGGCTGCCTGATCGTAAAGTTCTTATACGATTCTATTTGTATTGATTAGTCCATAGCAAATATGCTAATTATGTACTCCTGCTAATATAATTAATATATAATCAGAGCAATAAGCGGTAAGTATGCTTATGCCCTGAAGCGATCACCAGATCAGGATAATCAGGATTACAGTATATTTACAATCGGAAAGTACAGAATTACAATAGAAAAATACATAAATAATCATTAAAGATAAGCATTGATTATAATTTCGATACACGATGAGGTTTTAAAATGAGATGGCAAGGTAGCTCCAGAAGAAAAGTGACCGGTGGGAAAGTTATTAATGCTCGCGGAAAGCGCAAGTTTGAAATGGGCCGTGAGTCTGCAGAAACCCGTATAAGTGAAATAAAGAGGAAAAATGTTCACACTATGGGAGGCAACAGGAAGGTAAGACTTCTTCAGTGCGATGTTGCAAACATAACCAATCCCAAAGATGGGAAAACCACCTCTGCTCCCATTGAAACAGTTCTCGACAACATTGCAAACAAGCACTATA contains these protein-coding regions:
- a CDS encoding 30S ribosomal protein S8e, which translates into the protein MRWQGSSRRKVTGGKVINARGKRKFEMGRESAETRISEIKRKNVHTMGGNRKVRLLQCDVANITNPKDGKTTSAPIETVLDNIANKHYIRRNILTKGSVIRTPLGTAKVTSRPGQDGVVNAVLIE
- a CDS encoding DUF6951 family protein translates to MVTEISLNTICGHKTKIIATKEGKSTHIHIKSTCKKLRKWGTHFDMEMKDFMGGPENILSQKSAESPLTPTCLVPAAVMNACWLENGMISKNLAREMGKMEIIFDKLE